One Gammaproteobacteria bacterium genomic window, GGTGTTCCCGAAGGATCGAGCTGCAATTCAAACCGAGAGCGGGGGTCAGAGAAATAGCGGTCTAACTGTTTGCGCACCCGTTGCGCCGGGCGTGATCGGTACAATGGGACCGAATCATTTGCGCCGATCAACACGATATGGGTCAGAGCCGCGCCGCGCAGTGTAATTCCGAGGCGTCCGATGGGCGAATCATAAGCAGCATCGATATGAGGCCTATTGCCTAGACGAGCATACCGCCGCAAGTCCATACCTAATCTTATTGCACTTCCTCTGGCATTGGGTTCACAAAATAAGCATCGACTGCGTTAGCCCATTGCGAGGCGGGACTAATGCATTCCGTTCCGATGGGCCGCTCACTCCGCGTTCTGGGAGAACTAGATCTTTTCTCTGATGCGCGCCGCTTTACCGCGACGCCCTCGCATGTAGTACAGCTTAGCCCGGCGCACGTCGCCGCGGCGTTTAACCTTAATCTGCTTTATGCTTGGACTGTACGTCTGGAAAACGCGCTCAACGCCTTCACCATACGATATTTTGCGCACCGTAAACGATGAATTTAGACCACGATTGCGCTTGGCAATGACCACGCCTTCGAATGCCTGTAGTCGCTCGCGCTGCCCCTCCTTCACCCTAACTTGCACTACCACCGTGTCACCGGGCGCAAAATTCGGGACCTTGGCGGTCATTTGTTCACGCTCGATCTGCTCAATGATATTGCTCATGGCACTGCTCCAAAACGCTTGACGGCCTAATCACCCGCTTTCTTTTGGTACTCTTGGATAAACTCATCCAGTAACGCCTGCTGGTCCTCATCAAGACCCAATACCTCAATAAGATCGGGTCGCTTGATCCACGTCCTTCCCAAGGCTTGCTTTCGCCGCCAGCGATCGACAGCCTCATGATCTCCGCTCAATAACACATTGGGGACCCGGAGCCCCCCGATTTCTTCCGGCCGCGTGTAGTGCGGATACTCCAATAATCCGTTGAAAAAAGAATCGTCGCAAGCGGAGTGCTTATCGCCCAACACGCCCGGAATAGTGCGCGTGAGGGCATCTATCATCACCATGGCGGGGAGTTCCCCACCTGTCAACACATAATCCCCAATCGACCATTCCTCATCGACCTCCGTCTGAATGACACGTTCATCGAGGCCTTCATACCGACCCGCGACGATGACCAATTGTCTGTGATTAGCGAGCGCTGACACCCCCGCCTGTTCGAGTCTTCGACCCTGTGGGGTGAGATAGATGACATGAGATTCCCCACCCAGACTGTTAACGGCACTGCGAATTGCATCTCGAACCGGCTGCACTTTCATAACCATGCCGGGACCTCCACCGTAGGGCCGGTCATCCACCGAACGATGGGCATCTTTGGCAAAGTCACGCGGATTCCAGATTCTGAGCTCAACGAGACCCCGTTCAATAGCCCGCCCCGTGATGCTAAACTGGGTCAGCGCATCGAACATGCCTGGGAACAGCGTTACCACGCCAAGACGGAGCATGCCTAAAACTCGGGATCCCAATCCACTTCAATGCGGCCCAGAGCCGAGTCCACATCCAGTACGTAGCGATCTCTGACCCAAGGGATAAGGTATTCCCGCTCCCCTTGTACCACCAGGACATCATGGGTCCCGGTTTCCAGTAGCTCGGCCACCACACCCAATGTCGCCCCATCCCGTGTCACGACTTCTGATCCAATAAGGTCGGTCCAGTAATACTCCTCTTCCTGGAGTAAGGGCAATTGACTGCGGCAGACAGCGATCTGAGCCCCCAAGAGACATGTGGCCTGGTCTCTGTCATCACAACCCGCCAGTCGAACAACGATCCCTTTGCCATGGGATCGGCCCTCGACGAGCGCCCGTTCACACC contains:
- the rimM gene encoding ribosome maturation factor RimM (Essential for efficient processing of 16S rRNA), yielding MGRSDADVTARQIADGKGRREQVILGHISGLYGVQGWVRVFSYTRPKANILAFSPWQVGGDPGWCERALVEGRSHGKGIVVRLAGCDDRDQATCLLGAQIAVCRSQLPLLQEEEYYWTDLIGSEVVTRDGATLGVVAELLETGTHDVLVVQGEREYLIPWVRDRYVLDVDSALGRIEVDWDPEF
- the trmD gene encoding tRNA (guanosine(37)-N1)-methyltransferase TrmD is translated as MLRLGVVTLFPGMFDALTQFSITGRAIERGLVELRIWNPRDFAKDAHRSVDDRPYGGGPGMVMKVQPVRDAIRSAVNSLGGESHVIYLTPQGRRLEQAGVSALANHRQLVIVAGRYEGLDERVIQTEVDEEWSIGDYVLTGGELPAMVMIDALTRTIPGVLGDKHSACDDSFFNGLLEYPHYTRPEEIGGLRVPNVLLSGDHEAVDRWRRKQALGRTWIKRPDLIEVLGLDEDQQALLDEFIQEYQKKAGD
- the rplS gene encoding 50S ribosomal protein L19, whose product is MSNIIEQIEREQMTAKVPNFAPGDTVVVQVRVKEGQRERLQAFEGVVIAKRNRGLNSSFTVRKISYGEGVERVFQTYSPSIKQIKVKRRGDVRRAKLYYMRGRRGKAARIREKI